Part of the Flavobacterium sp. MDT1-60 genome, AATTAGAAAAAATAATAGGTCAAAAACCTGCAGATAAATTGCGTGAAGAATTAGAATTAATTGATGAAGTGTATCCAAAATTTGAGCGTCAGGATTATTTAGACGGAAAAATTCAGCCTGTATTTTTTGGTTCAGCTTTAAATAATTTTGGAGTTCGTGAATTGTTAGATTGTTTCGTCACTATCGCACCATCTCCAAGACCAAAAGATTCTGAAACACGTTTAGTGGATCCAAAAGAAGAAAAGATGACAGGTTTTGTATTTAAAATCCATGCTAATATGGATCCAAAACACAGAGATCGTCTAGCTTTTATCAAAATTGTTTCCGGAACTTTCGAAAGAAATAAGCCTTATTACCACGTTCGTCAAAAGAAAAACTTAAAATTTTCTAGTCCAAATGCATTCTTTGCTGAGAAAAAAGAAATTGTAGACATTTCATATCCTGGTGATATCGTAGGTTTACACGACACAGGAAATTTCAAGATTGGAGACACTTTAACAGAAGGAGAAATAATGAGTTTCAAGGGAATTCCAAGTTTCTCTCCGGAACACTTTAGATACATCAATAATGCGGACCCTATGAAAGCCAAGCAATTGGACAAAGGTGTAGATCAGTTGATGGATGAAGGTGTTGCTCAGTTATTTACATTAGAAATGAATAATCGTAAAGTTATCGGAACTGTTGGAGCACTTCAATATGAGGTAATTCAGTACCGTTTAGAACATGAGTATGGTGCAAAATGTACTTATGAAAACTTCCCGGTTCATAAAGCGTGTTGGGTAAAACCTGATGATGCCAAAAATGACGAGTTTAAAGAATTCAAACGTATCAAACAAAAGTTCTTAGCTCATGATAAGTACGGACAATTGGTATTCTTAGCTGATTCTGATTTTACAATCCAAATGACACAAAGCAAATATCCGAGTGTGAAATTATTTTTCACTTCTGAATTTGATTAAATCCTCTTTTAAAGAACATATAAAAAAAGCGCTAATTATATAATTAGCGCTTTTTTTTAATTTGAATTAATCAACCTTTACTAAGTAATTATATTCCAAAAAATTAAATCTTTTTTATAGGCGATACTAAGTTAGAATAATGTCGCCTAAGGTGAAAATTTAGTCGATGAAAGTAAATTTAAATCGGTTAAAGTGCAATATTTTTAGATTTAGAGCAAAAAAAAGCCCCATTGCTGGGGCTTTTAAAATTTATGCTTGTCCTGCCGGACCAAAATTAAGCGGGATTGGTGCTTGTTCAGTGTCTTTGATTTCGCCATGAGCGACTTCAAAACGATGAATATTTTCACCAATTGCTTTTAATAATCTTTTAGCATGTTGTGGTGTCAGGACAATTCTTGACTTTACCTTGGCTTTAGGAATACCTGGCATAATGCTCACAAAATCTAAAACAAACTCTGATGATGAGTGGTTGATAATCGCGAGATTAGAATAAATTCCTTCTGCAATAGTTTCATCCAACTCGATATTAATTTGCTCTTGTTGTTGTTTCGGATTACTCATAGTTTCCTAATTAATAAATATATTCTTCTTTATTAGCCATCATTTCATTGTAATCGTCTTTAGAACCTACGATAGTATTATCGTATTCTCTCATACCAGTTCCCGC contains:
- a CDS encoding peptide chain release factor 3, which encodes MSFLKEIQRRRTFGIISHPDAGKTTLTEKLLLFGGAIQEAGAVKNNKIKKGATSDFMEIERQRGISVSTSVLAFNYKDKKINILDTPGHKDFAEDTFRTLTAVDSVIVVIDVAKGVEEQTEKLVAVCRMRNIPMIVFINKLDREGKDAFDLMDEVEQKLGLTVTPLSFPIGMGYDFQGIYNLWEQNINLFSGDSRKNIEETIAFSDVQNPELEKIIGQKPADKLREELELIDEVYPKFERQDYLDGKIQPVFFGSALNNFGVRELLDCFVTIAPSPRPKDSETRLVDPKEEKMTGFVFKIHANMDPKHRDRLAFIKIVSGTFERNKPYYHVRQKKNLKFSSPNAFFAEKKEIVDISYPGDIVGLHDTGNFKIGDTLTEGEIMSFKGIPSFSPEHFRYINNADPMKAKQLDKGVDQLMDEGVAQLFTLEMNNRKVIGTVGALQYEVIQYRLEHEYGAKCTYENFPVHKACWVKPDDAKNDEFKEFKRIKQKFLAHDKYGQLVFLADSDFTIQMTQSKYPSVKLFFTSEFD
- a CDS encoding DUF3467 domain-containing protein is translated as MSNPKQQQEQINIELDETIAEGIYSNLAIINHSSSEFVLDFVSIMPGIPKAKVKSRIVLTPQHAKRLLKAIGENIHRFEVAHGEIKDTEQAPIPLNFGPAGQA